The Diadema setosum chromosome 4, eeDiaSeto1, whole genome shotgun sequence genome window below encodes:
- the LOC140227430 gene encoding uncharacterized protein, with product MADSLLSLLPQVSTSVPTKGLRRRRPTMFTEWQLERLKAEFDIDRYPDIVSREKLAASLGLDEDRIQVWFQNRRSRLRRASLNSLSARPDISHNQIVRSTDIEGPESSSRGKHKRSTECDVIDQENTPPPKKLAINDSPMSIDFLSRSSRSPGSWSTFRISDERDIMSLQQTTSHRKQQGATNPLMSVDFLSRSSRPTSPFPSPYREGSLHHSPSPFYMFSHPYVFVVPH from the exons ATGGCTGATTCACTGCTCTCCCTTCTCCCTCAAGTCTCGACGTCCGTTCCTACCAAAGGCCTTCGTCGTCGACGTCCGACCATGTTCACCGAATGGCAGCTCGAGAGGTTGAAGGCTGAATTCGATATCGACCGATATCCCGACATCGTTTCTAGAGAGAAACTGGCTGCCTCACTCGGCCTCGATGAAGACAGAATACAA GTCTGGTTCCAGAATCGCCGTTCACGCCTTCGTCGAGCTTCACTCAACTCCCTCTCTGCTCGACCAGACATCAGCCACAACCAGATCGTCAGGTCAACCGACATCGAGGGACCGGAGTCTTCATCTAGAGGAAAGCATAAGCGATCAACCGAATGCGACGTCATCGACCAGGAGAACACACCGCCGCCCAAGAAGCTCGCCATCAACGACTCACCGATGTCAATCGATTTCCTGTCTCGTAGCAGCCGATCACCGGGTTCCTGGTCGACTTTCCGCATCAGCGACGAGCGTGACATCATGAGTTTGCAGCAGACCACATCTCATCGAAAGCAGCAGGGCGCCACCAATCCCTTGATGTCTGTAGACTTTCTCTCCCGAAGCAGCCGACCGACTTCTCCGTTTCCATCGCCATACCGTGAAGGGAGTCTCCACCACAGCCCGTCGCCATTCTACATGTTTAGTCATCCTTATGTCTTCGTCGTTCCACACTGA